GCGCTCCACGTGGCTACGGGCGTACTCGAGAGCGACCTTGATGTCGGCCACCTGGTGCTTGACCGCCTGGAAGCTGCCGATCGGGACACCGAACTGCTTGCGCTCGGCGGTGTAGTCGACGCTCATCTGGATCAGCTGTTCGCAGGCCCCGAGCTGCTGGGCGGCGCAGGCGAGGGCGCCACGGTCGAGGGCCGCGGTCTCGAGGCGATCCGCGTTGGCGCCGCTCGCGATGAGCTGCGCGGGCTGCGGATCGAACTCGACCGTCGCGAGCTTCTGGCTCGGGTCGTTCGACTTCTGGGGCGTGATCCGCGCGTCGGCGGCGGGCACGGCGTAGAGGCCGTCTCCCGACCGGAGGATCAGCAGGTCGGCGCACTCGGCCTCGGGGACGAGGGGGCTCGTCGGCTGGGCGACGGCGACGATCGCCTCGCCTGCGGCGATCTTCGGGAGCCACTCCTTGGCCAGGGCTTCGTTCCCGCAGTCGCGGAGAAGCGGCGCCGCGACCGCCGCCGTGGGCGTCACCGGCTCGGCGAGGCCCGCGCGGCCGACCTCGACCATCACGAGGACCAGATCGATCTCGGTCATGCCGAGGCCGCCGTGCTCCTCGGGGATCAGCAGCCCGGGGACGCCGATCTCGGCGAGGCTGGCCCAGAACTCGGGGCTGCGGCCGGTCTCGGTCTCCCACTGGCCGCGCACGAAGTCGACGGTGCACTCGCCGGCGAGGAAGTCGCGGACGGTCTCCTGGAGGAGGCGCTGGTCTTCGGTGAATCGGAATTCCATGGTGGACGTCCTCTGCTCTCTACTTGCGCGGCATGCCGAGGATGCGCTCGGCGATGATGTTGCGCTGGATCTCGTTCGTACCGGCGTAGATGGGGCCGGCGAGGGCGAAGATGTAGCCGTCGAGCCACTCGCCGACGTCGCCGGCGGCGGACGAGCCCGGCAGGAGTTCCGCGCGGTGGCCGAGGAGCTTGAGCGCCGTCTCGTGCATCTTCGTGTCGAGCTCCGACCAGAAGATCTTGTTGAGGCTCGCCTCGGCACCGATCTTCCCGCCGCCCATCAGGTGGGCCACGGTCTGGTACGTGTTGAGGGCGTAAGCCTCCGCATCCATCCAGCACTGGGCGACCGTGCGCCGCAGCTCGGGTGCCACATAGGCGCCGCTCGCGACGGTCTCCTTGTAGAGCTCGACGAGCTTGCGCGCCGTGTCCTGGAAGCGGGCGGGGCTGCGCAGCATGAGCCCTCGCTCGAAGCCGGCGGTCGCCATGGCCACATCCCAGCCCTTGCCCTCCTCACCGAGCTGGTACTCGACTGGAACGCGGGCGTCGTCGAAGAAGACCTCGGCGAAGGCCTTCTTGTTGTTGAGCTTCTCGATCGGGCGGACCGTGATGCCGGGCGTATCGAGCGGCACGAGGATGAAGGTCAGCCCCTTGTGTCGCGTCGAGTCCGGATCGCTTCGGAACATGCCGAAGAGCCAGTGGGCGAAGGCGCCGCGACTCGCCCAGGTCTTCTGGCCGTTGATGACGAAGTGGTCCCCGTCCTTGATCGCAGTGGCCTGGATGTTGGCCATGTCCGAGCCCGCGTTCGGCTCCGACCAGCCCTGGGCCCAGACCTCTTCGGAGGACGCCATCTTGGGCAGGAAGCGCGCCTTCTGCTCCGGCGTGCCGACGTCCATGATGGTCGGGCCGAGGAGGAAGATGCCGTTCTGGTTCACGCGCCCGGGCGCGCCCGCGCGGTAGTACTCCTCTTCGAAGATCAGCCATTCGAGAAGATTCGCGCCGCGGCCACCGTACTCGACGGGCCAGGGCACCATCGCGTAGCCACCGGCCTGGAGCTTCTTCTCCCACTCGCGGTGCTGCTCGAAGCCTTCCTTGGTGTCGAAGGAGGCGAGCTTCTCGGAGGGCACGTTCGCCTCGAGCCAGGCCCGGGCTTCCTTCCGGAAGGCTTCCTGTTCGGGGGTGTACTTCAGGTCCATGTCATCAGGTCCTCGGTCGTGTTCGATGGCGGTCGGGGATCGAGCCCGTCGCCGAGCGCCCGCAGGCGACTAGAACTGTGCTTCGCGCTTCTCGACGAAGGCATCGCGCGCCTCTTGAGAG
Above is a genomic segment from bacterium containing:
- a CDS encoding acyl-CoA dehydrogenase family protein — translated: MDLKYTPEQEAFRKEARAWLEANVPSEKLASFDTKEGFEQHREWEKKLQAGGYAMVPWPVEYGGRGANLLEWLIFEEEYYRAGAPGRVNQNGIFLLGPTIMDVGTPEQKARFLPKMASSEEVWAQGWSEPNAGSDMANIQATAIKDGDHFVINGQKTWASRGAFAHWLFGMFRSDPDSTRHKGLTFILVPLDTPGITVRPIEKLNNKKAFAEVFFDDARVPVEYQLGEEGKGWDVAMATAGFERGLMLRSPARFQDTARKLVELYKETVASGAYVAPELRRTVAQCWMDAEAYALNTYQTVAHLMGGGKIGAEASLNKIFWSELDTKMHETALKLLGHRAELLPGSSAAGDVGEWLDGYIFALAGPIYAGTNEIQRNIIAERILGMPRK
- a CDS encoding acyl-CoA/acyl-ACP dehydrogenase, with translation MEFRFTEDQRLLQETVRDFLAGECTVDFVRGQWETETGRSPEFWASLAEIGVPGLLIPEEHGGLGMTEIDLVLVMVEVGRAGLAEPVTPTAAVAAPLLRDCGNEALAKEWLPKIAAGEAIVAVAQPTSPLVPEAECADLLILRSGDGLYAVPAADARITPQKSNDPSQKLATVEFDPQPAQLIASGANADRLETAALDRGALACAAQQLGACEQLIQMSVDYTAERKQFGVPIGSFQAVKHQVADIKVALEYARSHVERAAHSVAQDVESRSVDVSMAKISAGEAALQGASTSLQVHGALGYTWEQDLHVWMRRAWTLDLAWGETAWHRERLAEALFDGGPPAVSFGFEPAA